The following proteins are co-located in the Silene latifolia isolate original U9 population chromosome 1, ASM4854445v1, whole genome shotgun sequence genome:
- the LOC141586044 gene encoding uncharacterized protein LOC141586044 gives MQGPHSPVQWYKSIWDNWNVPKHSFIGWLIQHEALNTWAKLFQWGLCETTNCVLCEHGEESHDHLFKDCLYSAQILAGIEQWLQLSLDGSGNYSKLQRKVCRMAKLACWYIIWHEGNPCRIEMKLRRPVQILRELQMMLHSRILQKMEKHACLESR, from the coding sequence ATGCAAGGACCACATTCCCCTGTTCAGTGGTATAAGTCTATATGGGATAACTGGAATGTTCCAAAACATTCCTTTATTGGTTGGTTAATTCAGCATGAGGCATTGAATACTTGGGCAAAACTGTTCCAATGGGGTTTGTGTGAGACTACTAACTGTGTTTTGTGTGAACATGGAGAGGAATCACATGACCATCTTTTTAAAGATTGTCTATATAGTGCCCAGATTTTAGCAGGGATTGAGCAATGGCTGCAACTGAGTTTGGATGGAAGTGGTAACTATTCAAAGTTGCAAAGGAAGGTGTGCAGGATGGCTAAGCTTGCTTGCTGGTATATTATTTGGCATGAGGGGAATCCATGTCGAATTGAAATGAAGCTTAGGAGGCCTGTGCAGATTCTTAGAGAGTTGCAGATGATGCTTCACTCTAGGATTTTGCAGAAAATGGAGAAGCATGCATGTCTTGAATCGAGATAA
- the LOC141610976 gene encoding NAC domain-containing protein 92-like, with product MEMENNYSGVNMDDQEMELPPGFRFHPTDEELITHYLSQKYLDTNFNAIAIGEADFNKIEPWELPNKAKWGEKEWYFFCVRDRKYPTGLRTNRATEAGYWKATGKDKEIYRGKILVGMKKTLVFYTGRAPKGEKSNWVMHEYRLEGNYTKFNHPQNIKNEWVISRVFEKNSGSKKSNDPGSMSSEESLPPLMDSSPYENETKVTCSTNTSHVTCFSDSLVVEDQINPTKTKEHDLASSSLLYSTKSSLASMFIDHEMADFGFLDSIFAQDQPMMKLLLERKGSIKEELSQDIGLNGGADMNNYISSGSNGLDCLWSY from the exons ATGGAAATGGAGAATAATTACTCCGGAGTAAACATGGATGATCAAGAAATGGAATTACCACCCGGGTTTCGATTCCACCCTACTGACGAAGAACTAATAACTCATTACTTGTCTCAAAAGTATCTTGATACCAACTTCAATGCTATAGCCATTGGCGAGGCAGATTTCAACAAGATTGAACCATGGGAATTACCAA ACAAAGCGAAATGGGGAGAGAAAGAATGGTATTTTTTCTGTGTAAGAGATAGAAAATACCCAACTGGACTAAGAACAAACAGGGCAACCGAAGCCGGGTATTGGAAGGCTACTGGAAAAGACAAGGAGATATACAGGGGTAAAATACTTGTTGGGATGAAGAAAACCCTTGTTTTCTATACAGGAAGGGCTCCCAAAGGCGAAAAATCAAATTGGGTCATGCATGAATATAGATTGGAAGGCAATTATACCAAGTTTAACCACCCTCAAAATATTAAG AATGAATGGGTCATATCCCGGGTTTTTGAGAAGAATTCGGGCTCAAAGAAGTCGAATGATCCAGGTTCCATGAGTTCAGAGGAGTCCTTACCCCCATTGATGGATTCTTCACCATATGAAAATGAGACAAAGGTCACGTGCAGTACCAACACATCTCACGTGACCTGCTTCTCCGACTCTTTAGTGGTGGAGGACCAAATAAATCCAACAAAAACAAAAGAACATGACTTAGCTTCATCCTCTTTATTGTATTCAACCAAATCATCACTTGCCAGCATGTTCATTGATCATGAAATGGCGGATTTCGGGTTTCTCGATTCAATTTTCGCTCAAGATCAACCAATGATGAAGCTTCTGCTTGAACGGAAGGGATCTATCAAGGAAGAATTATCACAAGATATTGGATTAAATGGCGGAGCTGATATGAATAACTATATTTCATCCGGGTCAAATGGCCTTGATTGTTTATGGAGTTATTGA